The Mucilaginibacter mallensis genome has a segment encoding these proteins:
- a CDS encoding VIT1/CCC1 transporter family protein, whose product MHKEHHVNSSETIRDIVIGMSDGLTVPFALAAGLSGAVNASGIVVTAGLAEIVAGSIAMGLGGFLAGRTDEDHYNSELKREYEEVERVPQQEKMEVMEVFADFGLSVQLQQEIADELEKDKDKWVDFMMKYELGLDKPDPNRATRSAITIGISYIIGGIIPLSPYFFIHDTQEALLFSCGITLLALFIFGYFKSKLTGQPPVSGGIKVVVIGALAAAAAFILARAINSH is encoded by the coding sequence ATGCATAAAGAACATCATGTTAATAGTTCGGAAACTATAAGGGATATAGTTATCGGTATGTCTGACGGGTTAACTGTACCCTTTGCACTTGCCGCAGGATTGAGCGGCGCGGTAAATGCTTCGGGAATTGTGGTAACTGCCGGTTTGGCCGAAATAGTTGCCGGCTCAATTGCTATGGGGCTTGGCGGCTTTTTAGCGGGCCGCACCGATGAAGATCATTACAATTCGGAGCTTAAGCGGGAATACGAGGAAGTGGAGCGTGTACCGCAACAGGAAAAAATGGAGGTGATGGAAGTATTTGCTGACTTTGGCCTATCGGTACAATTACAGCAGGAAATTGCCGATGAACTGGAAAAAGACAAGGATAAATGGGTTGATTTTATGATGAAATACGAACTCGGCCTTGATAAACCAGACCCTAACCGTGCCACACGGAGTGCTATTACTATTGGTATATCGTATATTATTGGTGGTATAATACCACTATCGCCCTATTTTTTTATACATGATACGCAAGAGGCGCTCCTTTTCTCGTGCGGTATTACTTTGCTGGCCTTATTTATATTCGGATACTTTAAAAGTAAACTAACCGGGCAACCACCTGTTAGCGGGGGTATTAAGGTGGTAGTAATAGGTGCATTGGCAGCAGCTGCTGCTTTCATATTGGCAAGGGCTATCAATAGCCATTGA
- a CDS encoding glycosyltransferase family 2 protein, which produces MTVSVVIITKNEAATIGRCVAAAKRITNDVIVMDNGSTDETTDIALNHDCRVYQEKWYGYGTNKNHGAALARHNWILSLDADEIPDDELITAIQNLQPETDNVIYDIRFRAYFGGKSVRFGTWGRDHRIRLFNRNYTCWSEPLVHENLIKPAGGVIKKLPGLVHHYSGKSPEQYRAKTMHYARLNARNYLREGKKTTTVKLYLAPLFHFLKDYIFLLGILDGKRGWLIANTVAQYTRAKYQYLKQETEQKEKNYYTGENLLVEYQNHSH; this is translated from the coding sequence ATGACTGTTTCGGTTGTGATAATTACTAAGAATGAAGCTGCTACAATAGGCCGGTGTGTGGCTGCCGCAAAGCGCATTACCAATGATGTGATTGTGATGGATAACGGCAGTACCGATGAAACTACAGACATAGCCCTTAACCATGATTGTCGTGTTTATCAGGAAAAATGGTATGGTTACGGCACCAATAAAAACCACGGTGCCGCACTTGCACGGCATAATTGGATCCTTAGTCTTGATGCCGATGAGATACCCGACGATGAGCTGATAACAGCCATCCAAAACCTGCAACCTGAAACGGATAATGTTATATATGACATCCGTTTTCGTGCCTATTTCGGTGGAAAATCTGTCCGGTTCGGCACCTGGGGCCGCGATCACCGTATCCGCCTGTTTAACCGCAATTATACCTGCTGGAGCGAGCCATTAGTGCATGAAAATTTAATTAAACCAGCGGGGGGCGTCATCAAAAAATTACCCGGTTTAGTGCATCATTACTCAGGCAAAAGCCCGGAACAATATCGAGCAAAAACAATGCATTATGCCCGCCTGAATGCCCGCAACTATTTACGCGAAGGCAAAAAAACTACTACCGTTAAATTGTACCTTGCTCCATTGTTTCACTTTCTGAAAGATTATATTTTTTTGCTGGGGATATTGGATGGTAAACGCGGATGGCTGATTGCCAATACAGTGGCACAATATACCCGGGCAAAATATCAGTACCTTAAACAGGAAACAGAACAAAAGGAGAAGAATTATTACACCGGGGAAAACCTGTTGGTAGAATACCAGAACCATTCGCACTAA
- a CDS encoding oligosaccharide flippase family protein, producing MKIRSLQNLSANTIQLVINQFFSAVVFYILSVGLDKPAFGQINLALAVLLSVFNILSFGIDQLVVKKVAQGDDVPHVIRLYIGHALLTGLVFYGLLLLGYIVFKTSAAYNLILWIGAGKLFIFFSMPFKQVCSGLEKFRLLARMSVVSNCIRAFALLALMLFHSLTIYSIIITFVSGDALELIYTLYLFYRNTNYRTKAIFDRAGYQTLLKESMPQLGVVLITSALARFDWLFIGFMVSDVKLAEYSFAYKVFEISTFPMLAIAPLLIPRFTRYFNSADPGSVNLKFLIRAELIIAAFTVLVLNLSWEPVVNALTHGKYGSVNVVTVFILSLCIPALYLNNFLWTTFFAKGRLKLILHSFIIMLAVNVGTNVILIPLYGNAGAALAYLAACFAQTIFFLIKNEVSELKGVFVTMLVCTTCAVASGFFIRLIPVNYILQIVLAILVYIMLLFLGMQLKRNDRFELKSFFHI from the coding sequence ATGAAAATACGCTCACTGCAAAATCTGTCGGCTAATACTATTCAGTTGGTTATTAACCAGTTTTTTAGTGCTGTGGTGTTCTATATTTTGTCTGTTGGTCTGGATAAACCCGCTTTCGGGCAAATTAACCTGGCGCTGGCTGTACTGCTGTCGGTATTTAATATTCTTTCTTTTGGTATCGATCAATTGGTGGTAAAAAAAGTAGCCCAGGGCGATGATGTGCCGCACGTAATACGGCTGTATATCGGTCATGCACTCCTAACCGGACTGGTGTTTTATGGGCTGCTTCTGCTGGGTTATATAGTATTCAAAACGTCGGCCGCCTATAATCTTATTTTATGGATAGGCGCGGGCAAGCTATTCATATTTTTCTCGATGCCCTTTAAACAAGTATGCAGCGGGTTGGAAAAATTCAGGCTGCTGGCACGCATGTCGGTAGTATCAAACTGTATCCGTGCTTTTGCTTTGCTGGCGCTGATGCTGTTTCACTCGTTAACCATATATAGCATTATTATCACCTTTGTAAGCGGCGATGCTTTGGAGCTCATTTATACTTTATACCTTTTTTACCGCAATACAAACTATCGCACAAAAGCTATATTTGATAGAGCTGGCTATCAAACATTGTTGAAAGAATCCATGCCGCAATTAGGCGTAGTGCTGATCACCTCGGCCCTGGCCCGGTTTGATTGGTTGTTCATCGGCTTTATGGTATCGGATGTTAAGCTTGCCGAATACAGTTTTGCCTACAAAGTTTTTGAAATATCAACCTTTCCCATGCTGGCTATTGCACCGCTGCTGATCCCCCGGTTTACCCGCTATTTTAATAGTGCCGATCCGGGCAGCGTGAATCTTAAATTCCTCATCCGTGCCGAACTTATTATAGCAGCCTTTACCGTGCTTGTCCTCAACCTAAGCTGGGAGCCGGTAGTTAATGCGCTTACCCACGGTAAATATGGTTCGGTAAACGTGGTGACCGTTTTCATCCTCTCATTATGTATCCCCGCATTGTACCTTAATAATTTTTTGTGGACCACCTTCTTTGCCAAGGGCCGGTTAAAGCTGATTCTGCATTCCTTTATCATCATGTTGGCAGTAAATGTTGGCACCAATGTAATATTGATACCGCTTTATGGCAACGCCGGAGCTGCATTAGCCTATCTCGCAGCATGCTTTGCGCAAACAATATTCTTCCTCATAAAAAATGAAGTTAGCGAACTTAAGGGGGTATTTGTCACCATGCTTGTTTGTACCACATGCGCCGTTGCCAGTGGTTTTTTCATCAGGCTGATACCGGTAAATTATATACTTCAGATCGTGCTTGCTATCCTCGTTTATATTATGCTCCTGTTCCTGGGCATGCAGCTAAAGCGTAACGACCGTTTTGAGCTAAAAAGTTTCTTCCATATATAA
- a CDS encoding glycosyltransferase family 2 protein has protein sequence MSINNPAITVLMPAYNAGNYIGEAIASVLAQSFTDFELLIINDGSTDQTLEVISNFNDPRIVVIHQKNLGVSAALNNGLQHARANYIARFDADDVCYPNRLQVQYDFMQRHLEYQAVGSGADYINVEGHYLFTQEPAGYSNSQLQQLKYSVCPLIHSCVMYKKDTVLSYGGYNEYAYTFEDHFLWLHILKDHAACNLPEALIKIRINPESITIDEKWRPRKFLSIKYTALKKRMITERDGLRLQQICREQYSHKVKHGAYYALCGKKFLLNNYQPKKAREHMARAISIYPFRFDNYLLYTISYLPAGLLTWLHKITSAKQLITRG, from the coding sequence ATGAGCATAAATAACCCGGCTATAACAGTTTTAATGCCCGCATATAATGCAGGTAACTACATTGGTGAGGCCATTGCTTCTGTACTGGCGCAGTCATTCACTGATTTTGAATTATTGATCATAAATGATGGCTCAACAGATCAAACCCTTGAGGTGATCAGCAATTTTAATGATCCGCGTATTGTGGTTATCCATCAAAAAAATCTTGGTGTTTCAGCAGCTTTAAATAACGGGCTACAGCATGCACGTGCTAATTATATAGCCCGTTTTGATGCTGATGATGTGTGCTACCCAAACCGCCTGCAGGTGCAATATGATTTTATGCAGCGCCATCTCGAGTACCAGGCAGTAGGCTCGGGCGCTGATTATATAAACGTTGAGGGCCACTATCTTTTTACCCAGGAACCCGCCGGGTACAGTAATAGCCAGCTACAGCAACTTAAATACTCGGTTTGCCCGCTAATCCATTCCTGCGTAATGTATAAAAAGGATACGGTGCTTAGCTATGGCGGTTATAACGAATATGCCTACACGTTTGAGGATCATTTTTTATGGTTGCATATCCTAAAAGATCACGCGGCCTGTAACCTGCCCGAAGCGCTGATCAAGATCAGGATCAACCCGGAATCTATCACCATTGATGAAAAATGGCGGCCGCGTAAATTCCTCAGCATAAAATATACCGCGCTTAAAAAGCGGATGATCACCGAACGGGATGGCCTGCGGCTGCAACAGATTTGCCGTGAACAATACTCGCACAAAGTAAAGCATGGAGCATACTATGCGCTGTGCGGAAAAAAATTCTTGTTAAACAACTATCAGCCTAAAAAAGCACGCGAGCACATGGCCAGGGCCATCAGCATATATCCGTTCCGGTTTGATAATTACCTGCTGTATACCATCAGCTACCTGCCTGCCGGCCTGCTTACGTGGCTCCATAAAATAACATCTGCAAAACAATTAATAACCAGGGGATGA